A window of the Tenebrio molitor chromosome 1, icTenMoli1.1, whole genome shotgun sequence genome harbors these coding sequences:
- the LOC138138423 gene encoding uncharacterized protein: MAPTLYIFAGSPAVRAVQITAKAIGLELNLKELDFTKGEHLQPEYLKLNPQHTVPTLVDDDGFTLSDSHAIMIYLLSKYAKNDNLYPKDLKKKALVDQRLHFDSGVAYARVLPISGAIFRNVKTSLNDTDKESLSEVYSFSDTFLEEKEYMVGDSVTIADYSLFAIITTLNVFLTIDVQKYPRLAKWLKVIESRPEVEVSKKGLAIYETLMKSKLTSYTESPRALFNWTGTTVGSQLYSASRQTTMAPTLYISAGSPAVRAVQITAKAIGLELNLKELDFMKGEHLQPEYLKLNPQHTVPTLVDSDGFTLWDSHAINVYLVAKYAKSDNLYPKDLKKRALVDQRLHFDSGVAFARGLAIVAAIFNTGKTSLDDSDKESLGQVYSFLEAFLEGKQYMIGDSVTLADYSVFPTITSWNVLFAVDAQKYPRLTKWLKTIESRPEAEVNKKGQAIFETIINSKLT, translated from the exons ATGGCTCCAACTCTGTACATCTTCGCAGGCAGTCCCGCGGTACGAGCCGTACAAATCACAGCTAAAGCCATCGGATTAGAATTGAATCTGAAAGAATTGGATTTCACGAAAGGCGAACACTTGCAACCAGAATACCTCAAG CTAAATCCTCAACACACCGTGCCCACTCTGGTCGATGATGACGGTTTCACCCTGTCGGACAGCCACGCCATCATGATCTATCTCCTTTCGAAGTACGCCAAAAACGACAACCTCTATCCCAAAGATCTGAAAAAAAAGGCGCTCGTGGACCAGAGATTGCACTTCGACTCGGGGGTAGCTTACGCCAGAGTTCTCCCCATCAGT GGAGCTATTTTTCGTAACGTCAAAACCAGTCTTAACGACACCGACAAAGAAAGCTTGAGTGAGGTGTATTCCTTTTCGGACACCTTCCTCGAGGAAAAAGAGTATATGGTAGGAGACTCCGTCACCATAGCTGATTACAGTCTCTTCGCGATCATCACTACCTTGAACGTCTTTTTGACAATCGACGTCCAGAAGTACCCTCGCCTCGCAAAATGGCTGAAGGTCATCGAGAGCCGCCCCGAAGTCGAGGTGAGCAAGAAAGGACTCGCCATCTATGAAACCTTGATGAAGAGTAAACTGACTTCATA TACCGAG TCACCGCGCGCATTATTCAATTGGACAGGAACCACTGTAGGATCTCAGTTGTACAGTGCAAGCCGACAGACAACTATGGCTCCAACTCTGTACATCTCTGCAGGCAGTCCAGCGGTACGAGCCGTACAAATCACAGCCAAAGCCATCGGATTAGAATTGAATCTGAAAGAATTGGATTTCATGAAAGGCGAACACTTGCAACCAGAATACCTCAAG CTAAACCCTCAACACACAGTACCCACACTGGTCGACAGCGACGGTTTTACTCTGTGGGACAGTCACGCGATCAACGTCTACCTCGTTGCAAAGTACGCCAAGAGCGACAACCTCTACCCCAAGGATTTGAAAAAGAGGGCGCTGGTAGACCAAAGATTGCATTTCGACTCGGGAGTGGCTTTCGCCAGAGGTCTCGCGATCGTT GCCGCTATTTTTAACACCGGCAAAACCAGTCTAGACGACAGCGACAAAGAGAGCTTGGGCCAGGTGTACTCGTTCTTGGAGGCCTTCCTCGAGGGTAAACAGTACATGATTGGAGACTCCGTCACTTTAGCCGACTATAGCGTTTTCCCAACCATCACCAGCTGGAACGTTCTTTTTGCAGTCGACGCCCAGAAGTACCCTCGCCTCACAAAATGGTTGAAGACCATCGAGAGCCGCCCCGAAGCTGAGGTGAACAAGAAAGGACAAGCCATCTTCGAAACCATAATCAACAGCAAGTTGACGTGA